In the genome of Lathyrus oleraceus cultivar Zhongwan6 chromosome 4, CAAS_Psat_ZW6_1.0, whole genome shotgun sequence, the window TTCTTCATCTAATGGAATTTTCATTTTAACAAGGTGGTTTCTTGAGTTAGAAGCAAAACTATTCTTTTCACTTAAATTCTCTTGTTTTTGAAAGAAAACATCTTTATTGATGAAAAGTTCTGAACTAGGCTTTCTTATTTTAATTGAAAGATCATCATCAAGACCAAGATTGAATACTTTTTTCGGTGTTGTTTTTCCATCAACTGCACCATAGTTAGAAGTTTTGTTGTTAAAACTGATTTCACCTGCATGATCACTGATATCAACAGAATCCTTATCAGAACAAGAGCATATGAGACCAAGACTTGATAGAACACTCTTAGAATGCACCTTATCTTTGATATTTTTTTCAGAATCTTTCTTTAAGAGTGCATTTTGGCTGTTCCATGTTGATGCAGAACTAATACTTGGAGTTCCATACTCAACTTGGTACTTTGTAGAaactcttggagtttcaactaCTTTTCTGTTGAAGTATTTTTCAGCTCCAAAAACTCCAATTTCTCCACTTTCATCTGTCTTTTGGACTTGATGTAAAGGAGAATTTCTTTGGTTGATAAAGGGATTAACTATTTGGCTTGATTCACCAATTTTTCCTATAAAGTTCCTTTCCTTGTTATTCAAGTATGGAGAGAAAATAGCATCATTTGAGTTCAAAGTTTGCATCTGTGTAGAAGACGAATGAAACATAGTAGATGGAAATTATGCTGAGATTACACTGACAAAGAGAGAAAATCAGAACAAATGAAAATAGACAAAGACACTACAATATGTAATGAAAAGGTTAAAGGTGgaaagaggaaaggaaaatgGACAAGAGAAAATATAAAGTAAAAGGGTGAATGGATGAGCAGTGTCCTAAGGAGTAGTACTATATGTTTGGTAGGTATCAAGTTTAGGGTGAGTGGAAGGGGTCTTTATATAGTTTTCAGGTGGATTTAATTCTGTTAAACTGtattttaataaatattattGGTCTTTAGAATAATAAATTTTATGTTTCAACTTGGAACTTATATTGTATAAATTACttataataaatatttttttattatattcCCTATAACAAAATATAGATTTTTAACGAGATTTCACATTGATAGACTATTTGATAAGGATAAGAATAAAATGCGGtgatatttttaaaattttgatcAATGAATGTTAACCTTTCTTTTTAGTTGGAACTTGACCGATAGAAAAACTAtacatttttaaaattttgatcAATGAATGTTAACCTTTTTTTTTGGTTGGAACTTGACTGATAGAAAAACTATAACCTATCTTCTCGGTTGCTTGTGGACTGACTGAGTTTTTTTTTTGGTATTACGCGTCTTTCAATTTCTTCCCCCCAAaactctttttatttttattttaaaaatgaaCTTTACATATTCCCTCTCCCTCGGTTGAGGAGTGAACCAATAGGAAAACACCAACCTATCCCCTCGATTGAAAAGTAAAACGATAAGAAATACCTAGGCTATCCCCTCGATTGATAGCTGGGCCGATAGGAAAACATAACCTATGGTTAGGCTATCTGACTGATATGAAATCTAATTTGCATAATTTTATTCCAAAAAATCCTATTTCATTCAACCACAAAATACACTCAGAAACTAAACGGAAACCAAATAAGCTCATAACgaaacttcatcttcttccactAAATCATGATACATTATCAACGTCAACTTGAAACTTCAACTTCTTCACTAAACAAGGAAACCAAAATCCATCATCATCCACTTGAAACGGAATTTCATCATCATCCACTTGAAACTTTAACTTCTTCAATTATACCTCGAAACAAAACTTTTGATACCAAACACCATTACTGCCAAGCTCGAAACGAAACTTCGGTAACTTACCCTTAATGCCATTACTACCAAGCTAAAGCAAAACTTCTTGAAACGAAACACAACTCGAAACATCCAGGCTAAAGGAAAACCTCTCGAAAACAAAACGCCTGTTGAAGTAACTTTCAAAACAACAACTCTTGAAACAAAACATCTTCATTAGTGTTTTCATCAACAACATACTTCGTCCTCATCGCTCATTCTTCTTCATCGCCCATTTGTCTTCTTCCTCCTTTTCGATATGTCCATGCATGCATATCTTGTGTTTCTCTCTCACTCTCTTGTTGTTATTTTGTTAGATTTCATTCTCATCGAATTTGTGTGGTTTTGTGTAGGTTTTTCATTTCTGTAGTTTAAATTTGAGTTCTGATTATGTTAGTATTGAGTTTATTTTTCATTTCACTATTGTATAGTGATTTACGAATTTGGTTCCTATGAAGTTAGAAAAATATCAAGTGAATAAACcatatgattttatttaaaaacaTATGATTTGTTATGATATACTTTCAATTTCTGCCCTTGATTTGTTTATAGATGATCAATAATGCCCACTTTATTCTCTATAGTGAGTTAATCAGTTTGAAGGTGTTTAGGTAAATGATGAACCACTCAATCTTGAGTAGAAATTAGTTTGTTTATAAGTCTTGCTATAAGCTAGATTGTTAATATCATTATGTATAATGTAAGTTTTAAAAATAACTATAACATTATAGTTAAATGCAACTTAATTAGGGTATAGATTATGCTAGTGTGTCTGGCTAGTTTTTTATGGTTATATTACATGTACTTATGGATCGCAGTTATTTGATTTTGAATTTATTATCAAAAAATAAGCATGGACCGTTGTTTGATGAAATTTAATAGATTAAGTGCAGAGTATATAAATGGAGTGGTTGAATTTCTTCAATTCGTCGAAAGAAATATTCTTGACaataatgaatttttttattGTCCATGTGTTTTTTTGTACGAATTCGAAAGAACATGGGAAGGAAGCAATATTAAATCATCTACGTTGTGATGGGATTTGTGAAAATTATACCAGATGGGCATGACATGGTTAAGTGACAAAAAAATCAAAATGCATTATACATTACATAGAGGACGTTTATGTAGATATGGATGATCAACTAGAAGATATGATCAATGATACGGGAGAAGATTCTTTTAAGAGAATCCATGTGTATGATAATATTTATAGTGACAAGGAAGAGACATTATATCTGGGGTACACAAATTTTACACGATTGTTAGTGGTGTTAAGACTGTTTAATCTGAAGGAAAAAAATTGGTGGACAAATAAAAGTCTCACTGAATTGCTTTAATTTTTGAATGACATGCTTCCAAAAGGTAACACATTGCCAAATCATAATTATTAGGCCAAGAAGATATTATGTCCAAGAGGTATGGACtatatcaaaatacatgcatatCGTAATGCTTGCATATTATGCATGAAAGTGTATGAAAAATCAATTAGTGTCGAAGTGTGAGGAGTTACGTTACAATTTGAAGGAcaatgatgttgttgatgatggTGTAAGCACAAAAGACCCTTTATCAATGTAACTTGGTATCTATAAATAATTCAAAGGTTAAAGATATTTTTTTCTAATGTTAATGACACATAGAGTATTATATCGCATGCAAATGAAAGAGAATGTTATGGATTTTTTTGCCATGAAGCCGACTCTTTGCAATGGAAAAATTCTCCAGATTTTGGCCATGAGCCAAAAAAACCCCAGACTTGGACTTTCCAATAATGAAATAAACCCATTTTATAATATCAGTACTAACCATAGTTCATGGTTTGTTCTTGTCATAATTTATAATCTATTTTCGAGGTTGTTCATGAAGCTTAGATATATGATGTTGTTTATGATGATTCTGAGCCCAAGGCAACAAGAACATGGCATAAATGTTTATCTAATTCTATTGATTAAAAATTAAATAGTTTTGTGGGAGGAAGGTGTTGATATTGATGGTGCGTATTTGGGTGAAAACTTTTATATGTGTGTCATGTTGTTTTGCACAATCAATGAATTTCTTGCATACACTAATTTGTATGGTTACATTATTGAAGGAAACAAAGTGTGTCCTATATGTGAAGTTGATACATGCTACCACCAATTAAAGTACAGAAAAATATTGTTTACCTTAAGCATCGACAATTTCTAAGACCCAATCACCCATATAGCAGATTTTAGAAGGTTTTTAAGGGACAATAAAAGTTTGGTATCGCTCCAAAGCCCTTACTCAAGGAAGACATTTATCAATGAAAACAAATAATTAATGTTCtctttggaaaaataaaaaaagaaacTTCTAAGAAAAAATTATGGAAAAAGGGATCGATGCTCTTTGATCTTCTATATTGGTCTAACATAGATGTAAAATATCATCTTAATGTGATGCATGTGGAGAAAAATGTATGATAATTTAATTTTAACACTTATTAATATTCAATGCAAGACAAAAGATGATAAAAATTCTCGTTTAAATATGGTGGATATCGGTATAAGTCAAGAGATACTCctagaataaataattaaaagaATATATCCCCCCTAACATGTCACACATTGTCTAGAACATAAGAAAAGTTACTGCAAGTATTGTAAGGGTACTCTTCAAATTTCAAGAAACTTGTATTAATGAAAGATCTTAAATTAACTAGCTTAAAATATTATGATTTTCATGCCATAATGCAATAACTTCTACCAGGGGCGATTTATAGTATTTTGCCTAAAAATGTTACGCAAACTAtaatttgattttatttattCTTTAATGCTATATATAATAAATTAATTCAAATATAAAATCAAAATAAGTTGGAACATGATGCTGGAATTATCTTGTGTCAATTGAAAATGTATTCTCGTCAATCAttttttgacattatggttcacttaaTTGTTCATCTAGTTAGAGAGATTAGATTTTGTGGCCTAGTTTATATAAGTTGGGTGTATCCCGTAGAATAATATGTGAAGTTATTTAAAGGGTATACAAATAATCATCACTGTCTAGAAGCTTCAATCGTTGAAATGTACATCACGAAAGAAGCTATTGAATTTTGTTCAAACTATTTGTTAGAAGAAAATTCTATAGGAATTCCTAAATCTTGTCATGATGAAAGATATGAATGTAGGGGTactcaaggtttaaatgttaagtCAAAAATGTAGGATGTAGTTCTTCAAGCACATTTGTATATATTAAATAACATTGATGAAGTTCAACCTTACTTATCTTTTCACAAGAGACTTATCAAGGAAAATTTTCATCGGATGAACGAAAAATTATTGTTGAAAAAGCATAACAATAGTTCATAGATTGGTTTAATGAAAGAATTTCTAATAATGAGAATGAATCCGATACAATTAAATGACTATCATACAAGCCTAAATTTAATGTAATAACTGTGAGTGCATATGACATTAATAAAATTTCCGTTATATATAAAATCAAAGGATGATTGTAGCACCATGCAAAATATTAAGGCTGTGGTTGAGGCTAAATCCATGTACTTCTCTAGTTCCAAAGATAAGAATTCTATAATGGCATCCCGATCTTACATTGGGGTCATTGAAGATATTTGGGAGATTGATTGTTTTATATTTAAAGTTCATTTATTGAAATGCAAGTAGTTTGACAGTAACAAGGGTGTACATATCGATGAATTAGGATTCACATGTGTTTACCTTCACAAGACAACTTATATGAATGAAAATTCTATCTTGACATCCCAAACAAAACAAGTGTTTATGTCACTAATACTTCTAACAAAAGATGGTCAGTGGTTCTCCAAGGAAAACACATTCCTGTTAgtgatgaaaatcaagatttaaCTCTTAATATTTTTGAGATCTCTTCTTTCTCAAGACACGTGCGTACCTCATATGAAAaaatatatgttgatgatgtTCATGTTATCCATTACGACCAACAAGAAGAGATATGGAAAAACTATCAAGttgatgtttttttttaattgtttttctataaattattgttactttttatttttaatatttatagttaatattactataaCTTTGTGTCATTGGTTTTATTCTTTTTTGTTTAAACAAATAGATGAGTGATCCATCCAACACCCATCATACAAATGAAGGTTCATGTAACCAACATAAGAAAAAAATGTTAGAGGTACCACAATGATCACATCCTTGACCAAAGTCCGAAATAAAGGTGTTAAATATGGATCAAGTTTGATCTAAAAACATGGAGATGTTTTGGCGTAAATGCTTCGAAATTTAGGATTTATTTGGCATTCATTAGTCCAAGTAGGGTTAGTCTTTTGATACACAACCGAATTAGTGTATCAATTCAAGTTAAAAGTAGTATATGAGATGATGTTGACTTATTAATTTAACTTATATGATTTAATCTTATAGCATCTACCTCTTCTAAAACTATATACATAAATATGGGATGATACATATGATAATAACTTTCAGTCTAATGGTGAATTTTGTTATACAAATATGTGATAAAAAATTATTGAAAATGTAATATTACTAAGTTTGACACCTCAGTGTCATTTGATCCtgactatatatatatatatatatatatatatatatatatatatatatatatatatatatatatatataaccatTTAGTGTTTTTCTATACTAATACCAAAACTTTGATGTAAATGCATATGTATTTTGATGTTCCAAAAAGAGATATTTTGAAGAAAAAATAATTTTCTTATGCGAGTGAGAATTTTAGGTGATTTAAGATACAACTCACGTCAGATTACATTAAAAAACTCATGTCTAATGTTGTTCGTCCCGTTGTGAAGTATAATTTTATTTCAAAAGAGGTTTGTGAGAAGTTTGTCTAGTCTTGAAATTCTCCTGCATTCAAGGTTAATAGGAATCTTATGCTGTGGAGTATAATCTTATGTTGTGCTGATGCTATTTAGAGATCAACCTACAAATTAAAAATTCCACTATGTTTATAATAAGATAAGATtcaaaaggaaaaggaaaaggaaaataagGCTAAAAATATTTATCCACATGGATTGTCTCGTGGAGGATATGAAAAACTTGATGATATAAtgattaataaaataaataaaatagagACAACAAGAACTAAAACATGCTTTCTTAAGCCTTGATCACAGTTCATCCCCACCACTAAGCCATGATAAATCGAAGAGCGTTCGATAAAATCAAGGAGGAGAGTATGTTGTACATGTGACTCCATAAACAAGAGGGATGAATTGTGGAGGTTTCAAAAActttgatttaaaaaaaaatcatttgcAAAATCAgtgtttaaaaatattttgtaaAACAAGCGAGCAAATAAGCAGTAGAAaatcaaagaaaagaaaataactGGAAATAAAAAAGATAAGGGAGAAGGAAAAACACTAGTGAATTATACAGATTTAAATTAAGATGACCTACTCATATCCCCAAGAATTATTCTTGAGAGTATCTAATAAACTTGAGAGTTTTTAACAAGATTTCCCCACAAACCTCCTTATAAAAAGGAAGAAAGTTTTTAGGCTAACTTATAACCAAACAACGAACAAGGTTTATAGTGGTTAGTCTCCAAACCAAACATATATTTTTCTAAGGGTTCATCTCTAACCAAAATGGAGTTTTGAGTTGACTATCCTCTAAACCAAACTGGGGTTTTATACAGGCTATCAACAAACCAGAATAAGATTTTAACTAGGCTGCTCTCGAACCAGCTGGACTTTTATACTAGGCTGGACTCAGGAACCACGAGAGATTTTAACAAGGATGATCTTGAACAAATAAAGATTTCAACTGGGTTGAGCTCAAGAACCTTTGTGGAGATTCTACTGGCTTATCTTCACGAATCAAAAGAGAACTTTTTCTTCAAGGGGAAACTAACGAACCAAATAGAGACTTCCAAAGACAATCCCCCAAAAATGCAAGAATTTTTGCTAGCTTAGCTCAAAAATAAACAACTTCCTATGGAAGGATATTTTACACAAGATATAATACACTCTTGATAGAAAATTATTAGCCCTCATCCAAAAAAACGATCCTCACTTAGACTCAAGAATACTCTTGAAGCACTATAACTAAGTATGTGTGAGAAAAATGAGAGATTTTGAAAAAGTGATGAGAGAAATGAAAGTGAaatttaaaatcattttctagAAGTGAAAAAGTGATACAAgctctctatttataggaaaaggTATCATATACATTGAGAAACAACCCATGGGCCAAATCAATGTTATAATAAATTAGGCTAATAGATTATAGACCTTGATAATCGATTGTTAAGGCCACAATTAGAAGGTTTCCTTATATAGTCTTTACCAATCATTAAGAGACTGTCCCAATCGATTTTAGACTCAACCAAGCAACACACGATCAATTAGGTTAGTGGTCTAATAAATTATTTAGTTGAAAATCTTCCAACCAATCAGATGTTCCCCTAATCTACTAGCTAGGCCCTAAAAACAGTTTTTGatgatttaaataaaataatgaGAGGCTTCTTAAATTTTTTAATGCGTGTGTAAatgtgtgcgtgtgcgtgtgtgtgtctgtgtgtttatgtgtgtgtatgtctctctctctctctctctctctctctctctctatatatatatatatatatatatatatatatatgtgtgtgtgtgtgtgtatatgtgtgtatatgtcatatgtgtgtgtgtatgtgtgtgtgtgtgcgtgcgtatgtgtgtgtgcgtgtgtgtatgtATGCATGTGCGTGTATGCAtgtatgtgtgtgcgtgtgcgtgcatgtatgtgtttgtgtgtgtgtgtgcgccTGTGTGATTTAGCCATAATGTTTCCATAAATACCATCGTATCTTTACAAAACATTGGTCACTTAGATAGACACGACCATACGAGCTTTCATACTTCCACTATTTCACAACTCTGAAGCATCAAGTCTTGCCACCATTACCTTTGAGTTTAGCATCATACACGAGGTTTTAATCTTTTTAATGAGACTTGGGATATCTTCATGTTGATTGCCAtcatttgagaggataatccaCCGGTGACCCTTGAAACATAAGTCTTCACTTGAAAGTAATTTGACCATAGTGTTGACTTTAAAGATATTCTTGATCTTCAAGGGCATAACTTAATTCGTAAGGATAATTTAGTCAACCATCTTGTTTATCTTTGAACGCTTGATTTATCTTCAACAGATACTTGACTTCAACAGACATTATTTGATATTAAGTGTTTTCATCATCAAAATTAAACAACTACTCAGTTGACTTGAAGCTTTGCTATCCACAAGCTTCACCATCTTGAATCACATTGACTTAACATACAAGCACATAGAACCACAAAGTACACATTAGAGGCTACAAGTTTAGTTGTTGGGAAGATTGTAAGTAGATTTTTTTGTCAAGAATATTAATTGTAGGTTAATTCACTTATTGATAATTAACTTTATTTCTGTTGTAGGACTCATTAGTTAAAAATACCAGTGAATATTCTATTTATCCACACAAACATCATGATATATTAGTAGAAGTCATTGGAAAGTGAGCATGGTAGGAGTGTCTGTGTTAATCAGCGAGGTACCAACCTGAGATAATAGTTTAAACCCTCTTCAACTAATGTGGGTTTCCCCTTTATAGAGATGGAAGAGCAACATACTTAAAGGGTTCAACAACAATTAGATTCAGAGTAGGAGAGTATAAAAAAGCATGTGATTATGGTATGTATAAGTTTGTTTTTGGAACCTCCATTTTTGTTTGCCTATTTAAAATTATGTGTTATCTGTTATTGTTGTCTTTGGTTTTAATTTCTGCATATGTTTTTTAACATACAAAATAagataattttattttaaatggTTGGAATCATCTAATATGAATGCAAATGCATTATGGTGTTTCTAGTATGTGTGTTGCTATTGTTTGTGGTTTTAATTTGTGcatattttttgtttttatgatGCAAAAATTGACAACATTGAGTTTAATCTAAAAAAAAAATACAAGTCCAAAACACTATTCTAAAAAAAGTTTTGTGGGTGCAAGTACACAAAATAGTTGTTATGTCGCCCATGACAATAATGAGAAGTCCCCTCAATTAGGTGCATTAAACAATTGACATGCTTGATCATGAATCTTAAAAATCACTTCGGTTTATAATGAAAGCATGGTCTAGATTATATACATGTTTTTATCTTTCACCAAAGTGTATTAGACATATGGTATGAGATGATTGAACATATCTATACTACAATTTTGATGCAAATAAGCACATCTTTTAAAGTGATGTCAATTTCTATttattgttcttaattgattttaatgttATGTCTCACTTTAATATTTGACATTTGTTTTAATATTTAGGTAATTGCATTGTCTTTGTATAAAAACAAATAAGTATGATTTGTAAGGATATTTGGATCCTTATAATATTCAATATTCACGACATCAAGTAAGGGATATTCAAGTTTAcatataaaatatattaaatgATTTGAATAGAGATTGTTATTTAGTCATGTTTCTGAAAATATATAAATAAGAAATTAAAATAATGTTTAAGTAGACTAACAAATTTATTGATTATTGAGACTAAAAGTTTGTTTGCAATGATTTGTCTAAAGTTATCTAGCAGCATAAGTTTTCTAAGACCATTTGTTTgaaataatttattaaaaaaatattttgcAACATTGTCCATAATTtcatatattttttttcaaaataattaagctttatttttttactttaattcaaaatataaaaatagAGTATATTAATAATAAAGTTAATaagtttatttatatttatttaaacAAATTGACCTAATGGATTTATAGTATTTTTTTTACGACATTTGGCCCAACCTTTATATAACTAAATAAACTTATAAAAAACTTAGTctttttcaatttaaaaaaagATAGATTAAACTAAGATCTATGTAGGCTAGACCATAGATCTTGGTATGTACTATTCCTACCTCTAATATCCTTATTCCACTCAATACTACACCCATAACTACTTCAATACACTACTTGTTGCTCccatgaaattctcatatgggTATCTATCTTTTATGTGTCTCCTTAGGCATGTACCTCAATAGTCTCACCAACCTAGACAATTAACATATATTGTAGTCCCTGGCAGGGCCATCCCCGAAAATTTGGAGGTGGCCCTGGTCAAATTTTAAAAATGGGACATCATAAAAATGAAGGTAAATTTTGTTGTTGTAAAATAacatatttaaataataaaaatataagtatTATGGGTCAAACCATTAACCTTTCAGTAAAAAACAATATTTTTACCACTATGATAACTAAATTACATTGTAAATGAAATTCAATGACTATACTTATATATTTGTTTTTTGtttataatttataaaaaataattttgagGCCCTTATTTTTTAGAGATCCTGGATTGTCGGCCTTCTTGCCTGGACCCAAGGTCGGCCCTGGTCCCTGGGTATGTACTCCCTCAAACTTAGTCGTCCCAACTAG includes:
- the LOC127135477 gene encoding LOW QUALITY PROTEIN: protein PHYTOCHROME KINASE SUBSTRATE 1 (The sequence of the model RefSeq protein was modified relative to this genomic sequence to represent the inferred CDS: inserted 2 bases in 1 codon) — protein: MFHSSSTQMQTLNSNDAIFSPYLNNKERNFIGKIGESSQIVNPFINQRNSPLHQVQKTDESGEIGVFGAEKYFNRKVVETPRVSTKYQVEYGTPSISSASTWNSQNALLKKDSEKNIKDKVHSKSVLSSLGLICSCSDKDSVDISDHAGEISFNNKTSNYGAVDGKTTPKKVFNLGLDDDLSIKIRKPSSELFINKDVFFQKQENLSEKNSFASNSRNHLVKMKIPLDEENTPRKSLEVFGTPDPILMNNKRSSLSIDKRLIFPSKMVEIVDANYDDDGSDASSDLFEIESLKEKSSNNFLNRRTSDAASTCYAASEASVEWSVVTASAAVMSDCEDQMSEFTVRSPIKAPREIPRRRPGMLLGCKSHKAVRVAGDAFITYEKQSLSPKIGNRNKNNVISQVARFPGETNVGKKTRHGQHGSXPMQASNSPNASKFLYISQ